A single genomic interval of Danio aesculapii chromosome 5, fDanAes4.1, whole genome shotgun sequence harbors:
- the LOC130228766 gene encoding FAST kinase domain-containing protein 5, mitochondrial, with protein sequence MSANVLLHNVAKRRLCAHVQRISLFKTLRLSSHVDNGEQKREESESTLLCTLLCKRSSYYQTRMSRSSHFSYLKTGKKNPSSLHSNPTFCQQCNSYSISSRNTLSNISGSESSQEALPTPNTNPSVSADPRTFQRCRPDYSNMTHDISQRSCTSNLNEALLILNKVTVLKNNMGASDISSFLHKLSQIPIKDTAVVRRDPRFSMLLQYSVAIIHTFTLQQLLDILKAFVNLDLPRSHSILGSYEAEFCEQASEMNLHQLLLAADLWRCLVRNVPKYLKKLHDNVSQNLNQISPPELVQLIYIIGESRGCPETLVKSIESLLMRHLNELKPEELGVVCLGLFKAQTSLSERAVQRLVDRSLVVVQDMSDFGIANVMKYLRFSYLDHLPWLEAMGVEVPRRAPQMEAQGLMHIILGFSALHYRDDHVLLAVAKQLPNVINQCRSKDAAKMLWAYGSLGFLPSQCPDLYPSLTALLRERQSEFQRFPEHLLTGLLGLAFAGLFPEDLLSLALSEEFVDRACKYQELELNRDLFTLDGTVRLELPESTIPRLNLAVREEVTKQLWDFAQSEICQKLEVLEAESMLQKLLGGEMFVRKHMILPHLRSVDLEVHLDQNDQPVPVSSGSFQQELTSQNWEQKPSGVTITDDLLAQLTNTQKTQLEPFNKSLQQPVPLRVEPVRESVFSVGIDLTDDLLMLLTKSSKHSPHPKDSKPSVKRLAVQVTNRNHYCYRTKQLLGLHALKRRHLTLAGYRVVELPHWEWFPLLRRSQAEKLAYLHCKIFSYRDCKI encoded by the coding sequence ATGTCTGCGAATGTGCTGCTTCATAACGTGGCGAAGCGTCGTCTTTGTGCTCACGTACAGCGCATTTCCCTCTTTAAAACCCTGCGTTTGTCATCACATGTGGACAATGGAGAGCAAAAGAGAGAAGAAAGCGAAAGCACACTGTTGTGCACACTGTTGTGCAAACGTTCATCGTATTACCAGACACGAATGTCACGTTCCTCTCATTTCAGCTACTTAAAAACTGGCAAAAAAAATCCCAGTAGTCTCCACTCAAATCCTACTTTCTGCCAACAGTGTAACTCCTACAGTATCAGCTCCAGGAATACGTTGTCAAACATCAGTGGATCTGAATCCAGTCAAGAAGCTCTGCCGACCCCAAACACAAACCCTAGTGTGAGCGCTGATCCACGCACTTTTCAAAGATGCCGACCTGATTACAGCAACATGACCCATGACATCTCCCAGCGCTCATGTACTTCAAACCTCAACGAAGCCTTGTTAATTCTTAATAAAGTTACcgttttaaaaaacaacatgggAGCTTCAGATATAAGCAGCTTCTTGCACAAACTTAGCCAGATTCCTATTAAAGACACTGCGGTAGTCAGAAGAGACCCACGATTCAGCATGCTCCTTCAGTACAGTGTGGCGATCATACACACCTTCACTCTGCAGCAGTTATTGGACATTCTGAAGGCCTTCGTGAACTTGGACTTGCCTCGTTCTCATAGCATACTGGGATCATACGAAGCCGAGTTCTGTGAGCAAGCAAGTGAGATGAATCTCCACCAGCTGCTgcttgctgcagatttgtggcGCTGCCTTGTTCGAAATGTCCCCAAGTACCTCAAGAAACTCCATGATAATGTAAGTCAAAACCTCAACCAGATAAGTCCTCCAGAGCTGGTTCAGCTGATCTACATTATTGGAGAGAGTCGGGGGTGTCCTGAGACCCTCGTTAAATCTATCGAGTCGTTACTTATGCGCCATTTGAATGAGTTGAAGCCTGAAGAACTGGGTGTTGTTTGTTTAGGCCTCTTTAAAGCACAAACCTCCCTTTCTGAAAGAGCAGTCCAGCGGCTTGTGGACAGGTCACTTGTTGTAGTCCAGGATATGAGTGACTTTGGCATTGCTAATGTAATGAAGTATTTGCGATTCAGCTATTTAGACCATCTCCCGTGGTTGGAGGCCATGGGTGTGGAGGTGCCGCGACGGGCTCCACAAATGGAGGCTCAAGGCCTCATGCACATAATTTTGGGATTCTCTGCTCTACACTACCGGGACGATCATGTTCTGTTGGCTGTGGCCAAACAATTACCTAATGTGATTAATCAATGCAGGAGCAAAGATGCTGCAAAGATGCTTTGGGCCTATGGATCTTTAGGATTTCTTCCTAGCCAGTGTCCGGACCTTTATCCGTCTCTCACTGCACTCTTACGAGAACGTCAATCTGAGTTTCAGCGATTCCCTGAACATCTGCTCACAGGTCTGCTTGGACTTGCTTTTGCTGGTCTATTCCCTGAAGACTTGCTCAGTCTGGCTTTAAGCGAAGAGTTTGTCGACAGGGCTTGTAAATACCAGGAGCTTGAATTAAACAGAGACTTGTTCACTTTAGATGGAACTGTAAGACTGGAGTTACCAGAGTCAACAATCCCAAGGCTTAATCTCGCAGTGAGGGAAGAAGTGACCAAACAGCTTTGGGATTTTGCTCAATCTGAGATCTGCCAAAAGCTTGAGGTTCTCGAAGCTGAATCGATGCTGCAGAAACTTCTGGGTGGAGAGATGTTTGTGCGCAAACACATGATTCTTCCACATTTGCGCTCTGTTGACTTGGAAGTGCACTTAGATCAAAATGACCAACCTGTTCCAGTGTCCTCTGGTTCTTTCCAACAAGAGCTCACCTCTCAAAACTGGGAGCAAAAACCCTCTGGAGTAACCATAACTGATGACCTACTTGCTCAGCTAACTAATACTCAAAAGACTCAGTTGGAGCCGTTCAACAAATCACTCCAACAGCCTGTGCCTCTGAGAGTCGAACCGGTTAGGGAAAGTGTTTTCAGTGTGGGTATTGACTTGACGGACGATCTTCTGATGTTGTTAACCAAATCTAGTAAACATTCACCTCATCCCAAAGATTCTAAGCCGTCTGTTAAGAGACTTGCTGTTCAAGTGACAAATAGGAATCATTATTGCTACAGGACGAAGCAGCTGCTTGGATTGCATGCACTAAAGAGGAGGCATCTCACACTGGCCGGATACAGAGTTGTGGAGTTACCGCACTGGGAATGGTTTCCCCTGCTGAGACGCTCACAGGCTGAAAAACTTGCCTATCTGCACTGCAAGATATTCAGCTACAGAGACTGCAAAATATAG
- the hspa5 gene encoding endoplasmic reticulum chaperone BiP, whose translation MRLLCLFLLVAGSVFADEDDKKESVGTVIGIDLGTTYSCVGVFKNGRVEIIANDQGNRITPSYVAFTTEGERLIGDAAKNQLTSNPENTVFDAKRLIGRTWGDSSVQQDIKYFPFKVIEKKSKPHIQLDIGSGQMKTFAPEEISAMVLTKMKETAEAYLGKKVTHAVVTVPAYFNDAQRQATKDAGTIAGLNVMRIINEPTAAAIAYGLDKKDGEKNILVFDLGGGTFDVSLLTIDNGVFEVVATNGDTHLGGEDFDQRVMEHFIKLYKKKTGKDVRKDNRAVQKLRREVEKAKRALSAQHQARIEIESFFEGEDFSETLTRAKFEELNMDLFRSTMKPVQKVLEDSDLKKPDIDEIVLVGGSTRIPKIQQLVKEFFNGKEPSRGINPDEAVAYGAAVQAGVLSGEEDTGDLVLLDVCPLTLGIETVGGVMTKLIPRNTVVPTKKSQIFSTASDNQPTVTIKVYEGERPLTKDNHLLGTFDLTGIPPAPRGVPQIEVTFEIDVNGILRVTAEDKGTGNKNKITITNDQNRLTPEDIERMVTEAERFADEDKKLKERIDSRNELESYAYSLKNQIGDKEKLGGKLSSEDKEAIEKAVEEKIEWLEAHQDADLEDFQAKKKELEEVVQPIVSKLYGSAGGPPPEEAEEKDEL comes from the exons ATGCGGTTGCTTTGCCTGTTTCTGCTGGTGGCCGGCAGTGTGTTTGCCGACGAGGACGATAAGAAGGAGAGTGTTGGGACCGTGATTGGGATCGACCTCGGGACCACATACTCCTG CGTGGGAGTCTTCAAGAATGGTCGCGTGGAGATTATCGCCAATGACCAGGGAAACCGCATCACTCCATCATACGTAGCCTTCACCACAGAAGGAGAGCGGCTCATCGGAGATGCTGCGAAGAACCAGCTCACATCCAACCCTGAAAACACTGTGTTTGACGCCAAGAGGCTGATCGGACGGACATGGGGCGACTCTTCTGTGCAGCAGGACATCAAATACTTTCCCTTTAAG GTCATTGAGAAGAAAAGCAAGCCTCACATCCAGCTGGACATCGGCTCCGGTCAGATGAAGACGTTTGCACCGGAGGAAATCTCTGCAATGGTTTTGACCAAGATGAAGGAAACCGCTGAGGCTTACCTGGGAAAGAAG GTCACCCATGCTGTGGTCACCGTTCCTGCTTATTTCAACGATGCTCAGCGTCAGGCCACTAAAGATGCTGGAACCATCGCTGGGCTGAATGTCATGAGGATCATCAATGAGCC TACGGCGGCTGCCATCGCATACGGTCTGGACAAAAAGGACGGAGAGAAAAACATCCTGGTGTTCGATCTGGGTGGTGGCACCTTTGACGTGTCTCTTCTGACCATCGATAACGGCGTGTTCGAGGTGGTGGCCACAAACGGAGACACTCACCTGGGTGGAGAAGACTTCGATCAGCGCGTCATGGAGCACTTCATCAAGCTGTACAAGAAGAAGACCGGCAAAGACGTGCGCAAAGACAACCGTGCCGTGCAGAAGCTGCGCAGAGAGGTGGAGAAGGCCAAGAGAGCACTGTCTGCCCAGCACCAGGCCCGCATCGAGATCGAGTCCTTCTTCGAGGGAGAAGATTTCTCCGAGACGCTCACCAGAGCCAAGTTTGAGGAGCTCAATATG GACTTGTTCCGCTCCACCATGAAGCCAGTGCAGAAGGTTCTGGAGGACTCTGACCTGAAGAAGCCAGACATCGATGAGATTGTGCTGGTCGGTGGCTCCACTCGCATCCCGAAGATCCAGCAGCTGGTCAAGGAGTTCTTCAATGGAAAAGAGCCATCCAGAGGAATCAACCCTGACGAGGCTGTGGCATACGGAGCCGCTGTCCAGGCTGGAGTCCTGTCCGGAGAGGAGGATACTG GTGATCTGGTTCTTCTGGACGTGTGTCCGCTGACTCTGGGCATTGAGACTGTTGGAGGAGTGATGACCAAACTCATTCCCAGAAACACTGTTGTTCCCACCAAGAAATCCCAGATCTTCTCCACCGCTTCTGACAACCAGCCCACCGTCACCATCAAAGTTTATGAGG GCGAGCGTCCCCTGACCAAAGACAACCACCTGCTGGGCACCTTTGACCTGACTGGCATCCCTCCAGCACCCCGTGGCGTCCCACAGATCGAGGTAACCTTCGAGATCGACGTCAACGGCATCCTGCGCGTCACCGCCGAAGACAAAGGCACCGGAAACAAAAACAAGATCACCATTACCAACGACCAGAACCGGCTGACTCCTGAAGACATCGAGAGAATGGTGACCGAAGCCGAGAGATTCGCTGATGAGGACAAAAAGCTGAAGGAGAGAATCGACAGCCGCAACGAATTGGAGAGCTACGCATACTCCCTGAAGAATCAGATCGGGGATAAAGAGAAACTAGGCGGAAAACTGTCCTCAGAAGACAAGGAGGCCATTGAGAAAGCAGTGGAGGAGAAGATCGAGTGGCTGGAGGCGCATCAGGACGCCGATCTGGAGGATTTCCAGGCCAAAAAGAAGGAGCTGGAGGAGGTGGTGCAGCCCATCGTCAGCAAACTATACGGCAGTGCGGGAGGACCACCGCCTGAAGAGGCCGAAGAGAAGGATGAGCTGTAG
- the rabepk gene encoding rab9 effector protein with kelch motifs has translation MELIPVLEPEQKPQHGHWYVLEPTGAAPGVSVGHTCSFLPAAHHHDDDGGGKGRIVIVGGANPSGSFADSYIINLDTHQWDLPDWEGLQARYEHCSFTPESEPRSLWVFAGAEKSTNRNCVQVLRFSDGGEGRGFWQSVKVIGAPPSGRTYHTNSACVGNRLFVFSGGEAGSSAVTDAQLHVFDAVSVTWTQPDITGTAPAPRHGHVITAVGSDIYIHGGMSGEKFHSDMFTLNTESLKWQKVKAKGDLPPGVAAHSSVTFNKNIFIFGGMTADGATNSMYKFQCDKQRWTLLKFAGDLPPGRLDHSMCLLPWRVKMEDSEHADVQHLCFVFGGMDTQGIIFNDCLVTVLT, from the exons ATGGAGCTGATTCCTGTTCTGGAGCCTGAGCAGAAGCCGCAGCACGGCCACTG GTATGTTCTGGAGCCCACAGGTGCGGCTCCTGGAGTCTCGGTAGGCCACACCTGCTCATTCCTTCCCGCTGCCCATCACCATGATGACGATGGAGGAGGAAAGGGGAGGATTGTGATTGTCGGGGGAGCAAATCCTAGTGGAAGCTTCGCTGACTCCTACATCATCAATCTAG ATACTCACCAGTGGGATCTTCCAGATTGGGAAGGTCTGCAGGCGCGTTATGAGCACTGCAGTTTCACACCTGAGAGTGAGCCGCGAAGCCTCTGGGTGTTTGCTGGAGCAGAGAAGAGCACAAACCGCAACTGTGTTCAAGTGCTGCGCTTCTCAG ATGGTGGTGAAGGCCGTGGGTTTTGGCAGTCGGTGAAGGTGATTGGAGCGCCTCCTTCAGGCCGCACGTATCACACGAACTCAGCTTGTGTTGGAAACCGGCTGTTTGTGTTTTCTGGAGGAGAAGCAGGATCTTCAGCAGTcactgatgcgcagctccacgtGTTTGACGCAG TCAGTGTGACGTGGACGCAGCCAGACATCACAGGAACGGCTCCAGCTCCGAGACACGGACACGTGATCACAGCGGTGGGTTCAGACATTTACATACACGGAGGAATGAGCGGAGAGAAGTTTCACAGCGACATGTTCACACTGAACACAG AGTCTCTGAAATGGCAGAAAGTGAAGGCAAAAGGTGATCTTCCACCTGGAGTCGCAGCTCATTCATCTGTAACATTCAACAAAAACATCTTCATCTTTGGAGGAATGACGGCCGACGGAGCCACAAACTCCATGTATAAGTTTCAATGCG ATAAACAGCGCTGGACGCTGCTGAAGTTTGCGGGGGATCTTCCTCCGGGTCGGCTGGACCACTCCATGTGTTTACTGCCGTGGAGAGTAAAGATGGAGGACAGCGAACATGCAGACGTTCAGCATCTGTGCTTCGTCTTTGGAGGAATGGACACTCAGGGGATCATATTCAACGACTGCCTTGTTACTGTGCTGACGTGA
- the gng10 gene encoding guanine nucleotide-binding protein G(I)/G(S)/G(O) subunit gamma-10, which produces MSSNSNLTTLRRSVEQLKLEASVERIKVSQAAADLQEYCLQNANKDALLVGLPAASNPFREPRSCTLL; this is translated from the exons ATGTCTTCAAACTCCAACCTGACGACCCTGAGACGGAGTGTGGAGCAGCTCAAACTGGAGGCCAGCGTGGAGAGAATCAAA GTTTCTCAGGCCGCAGCAGATCTGCAGGAGTACTGCCTCCAGAACGCCAATAAAGATGCGCTGCTGGTGGGCCTTCCTGCCGCCAGCAACCCGTTCAGAGAGCCGCGCTCATGCACACTGCTGTAG